In Megalobrama amblycephala isolate DHTTF-2021 linkage group LG9, ASM1881202v1, whole genome shotgun sequence, the sequence GCTGTGGCGTTTTCCACAGAGACCAGAATACATCAGTATCGACGTAATGTCAAACGTGACTAACTAAATGGGAACGTTTCGGTTACTGatgtaaccctcattccctgaaggagggaattgAGATGTTATGTCCCTCCTGCCATAACCCTGAACCATCGCTGAATGGCCGGGATCCCTAGctcggctcctcagcaaaaCCTCAATGCGTGAGTGCTAGCCTTATATACCCGTATGTCCAGGTAGGAGTGGCTCGGCATGCAAATCTCACGGGCCAATATTCATTGGTCCATTTTTCACTTCTCAGCTGTGATTTGGGTTCCCAAGTGAGACCCTAATATGTCAGTGTCGACttaacgtctccgttccctccttcagggaacgagggttacatcaGTAACTGAGATGTGCTATGAACTTTCTatccatcaaagaatcctgaaaaaagtatcacagtttacacaaaaattataatataaaagaaCCATTATGAATAATTGAGCATCAATAATATTTGATAATAATTGAGCTCCAAAAGGATCATGTGagactgaaaactggagtaatgaggctgaaaattcagctttgccatcaaagaaataaattacatttaaaatacatcaagttcagttctttttttaaagttttttaaaattataataatatttctcaatattactgtatttttgatcaaataaatgcagccttggtgattaagttattccaaacttttgaccagtagtgtatttatacatacatatatacatacgcATATATTCCCCTCaatttttcaatatatatttGGTTaggacaaaattacaaaaaccaTTACAAAACATCAAAGAATGGACTTAAGTTtgaacagttttgaaaaatctcaaaattcaaaattaagTTTTGAAAAATCTAAGATTCTGCATATACACTTTTGGTTTAGAGTTGTCCTACGTTCCTTATGGAAATTTGATAACACAGAGTAAATTCAGTTCTATTTTGTACTACTTTTTAGGACATATCACCTGGTTCTGGAGTCTTGAGGTGAAGGTTACTCAGTACTGTGTCTAGCTTGTTGAGGGCTCCACGGACAGGCACTCTTGGCCCAGTTGGCTTGAAAGAAGTTTGTGGATGGTGGACATGATCATCATTTCCATGGTGTCCATCATCATGGTGACCATTGCCATGATGGCCATCATCATGATGATCATCATGGTGGTTGTTGTTGTGGTGGCTGTCATGATGATCATCATGGTGGTTGCTGTTGTGGTGGCTGTCATGATGATCATCATGGCCATTTTGGTGATTGCCATGGTGATCGTCATGGTGATCATCATGGTGATCATCATGGTGGTCGCTGTGACGGTCGTAGTGATAACCATAATGGTTGTTACGATAGTGGCTGGAGTGATGGTCATCATGATGGTTTGCCTGGTGGTTGTCGTGGTTATCATGGTCATCATGGTGGTTATTATGGTGGCTATTATGGTGGTCGTCATGATCATGGTGGTCGTCGTGATCATGGTGATCCTCATGATGACCATGCCCATGATGATTTTCATGGTGGCCATAGTGACTGTCATAGTGATGATGGAGCTGTTCTTCTAGTGTGTTGATTTTGCGCTGTAGGAGGTCTCTCAATGAACTTGAATAGGAACTGGAAGAATTTCTTGCCTATAAGAACAAAAAATGAAGACAATAAACAACAGTAATACAGTTTTGGCAAGACTGTAAATACAATGTTTACAAttcaatgataataataaccaATATCATGTGGTAATATACAGTTTCTTGAAAATAAGACACTGCACAACACTGACTCACACTTTCATGCGAATATATACTTAGTTTaagctataatataatataatataatataatataacatttgacactgaagactagagtaatgatgcttaaaattcagctttgccatcacagaaatatattacatttggaaatatattacaatggaaaacagttgttttaaattttaataatatttcacaatattactctttttacattaaataagtGCAGCCTTGTagacataagagacttcttttttaaaatcctaaaacatcttaccgaccccaaacttttgaacggtatagTGTATTAGTATACAGACGAATGTTATGACATAACAAGCCAGCCTTTTCTTTACTGTCAGCCTCTTTCCTATAATAAGTCGTAGCAAATCCAGCTTTACTCAGCGCCACAGCACTCTGCGCTTAATGGCTCATCAAGGCAGATGTGGCTAATTGGTGATGGCAGTAACTAGCACATTGCAGTGCCGTCACCAGCGTGCTGTGTGTGCATTTCCTCTCCAAGACAACAACAATTCAAATAAAGTTTGGAGTGATATCCAAGTCACTTTGGGAAATAAAAAGAATGCGTCTGAGTTCTGAAGAGTTAAATTAAAACTTGGATGAAATTTCCACAACTTCACACCCTATGTCAGTAATTCATTACTGTACTACAGAACAATTAAACAGGGAGAGTTTAATTGCATATCATTAGTTTAACTGTATACTATATTCAGTAAAAGTGTCAAATGGTGGCTTGTTTACAGTTCTAAGTGTATTGCCACCGTGTTTCTTGTGATACATGTTACTGTAGATAGTTTGGTTTTCTACGATTTTATCCTGTGTGTTATCTTAAGGGTAGGGATCTGGCTAATTAAATAAGTAAATCCCAGCTAGACTGCCTAAACGGAAGACTGTATTCAGTGATCTGTTGTTGGCACAGGAAGCCACCAAAGTGTATGTTACAGAACTATAAATGAGCTTATGTCATCCTGAGAAGTTCTGAATACAGATCAGCCTGTTGCATGCAGGATAACCCCTGAAAACCAAAATCCAAGCAGTTGGAAAACGTGGAAGTATCaggtcattttaaaaagtaatcatTTCCATGTCATTGCCAGGataaaaaatacatatgcacactaccattaaaaagtgtggggtcagtaatgttattattactattactatttgagaaatgatgcattaaattgatcaaaagtgacagtaaagacatttgtaatgttacaaaagattttaaatattgtaaatgCTGTGATGTGAGGCTAAATCTATTTATTACATGGTTCTCTGGAACACTTATATGGTACTAGAATACTTAGTACTTGTGTTATTCCTGAGCACTTGTCTTGAGTACTTGTTTTGTCTTGAGTACTTGTTTTATCTTGTGTGTCCTAGAACAACCATTGTCATTCCGGCACAATGCGAGTCTTTTGTGGCTCTCATCTGACACCACAGACTTGCTCTTGTTTGTTTCATACAAATGCAGCTGCTGCCATTTTCTGTCTCTTTTATATTTATCGATTGTACTGAAAATGAAATCAGAAGACTTCAATATTATTAGTACTGTAATATTgttgctgtgttcattttctaGGTTGATTGTTTTGCACACTGTAATGGATTATAAGATAATAAACGGGCAAGATTTCAAAACCGTTTCATCTCAAATCAATTTTTATTGTCCCCATAATAATTTCTGTGGTGAAAAGTCATGTAGTAAGTGGTATGACTGTACTTTATTCCTTAAATGTTTGAACTTAATTTGAACTTGTTCACGGAAGCTTTGCAAATAGgaagctaataaaatatttaagcaaaaatcaatattttgtgtccaattatttatttatgtcgAAAGTAGCCTTGTAATAAGCGGGATAACATGCATCCAGCTGCTTGTTATCGCAAAGTAAACCCTTCAGGGTGATAAAAGTCCTGATCACCCTGTTGAGGTTTATTCTTTGATAACCAGCTGGATATACATTATCCCTTATTTAacaaagaatccttaaaaaaaagaattacagtttccacaaaaatgtaagcaacacatctgttttcaacattgaaaataataagaaaagttttataagcaccaaatcagcatattaaaatgatttctgaaggatcgtgtgacactgaagactagaataatgatgctgaaaattcagctttgccattacaggaatcaatgacatttttaaatgtattaaaacagaaaacagttatttgaaattgtaataatacttcaCATACTATATGTAATAATACtgaaaattatttcaaaaacattttaaaaatcttaccgatacaatattttgaatagtatatatgtatgtgtgtgtgaaaatcaATTTACAAGCTTTAACTTTCAGTTTAAGACTGTAAATCCTCCCACCTGAAGATTTTCCAGCCTCTCCTTCAGGGCCTGCAGGGTCTTTCCAGTCTGTTCTGGGGAGAAGCCTCCATGTTTGCCCAGATACGGAGATTTTCCTCTGTGATGGTCACTGCGATGCCCGTTTAAAGGGAAGTGTGGGTCAGCATGGTGGCTCTCATAGTGGTGTGAGGAATGCTGGGAGTTGTGATGTGAAGGGCCATGATGGTTGTCATGATGGTTGTCATCATGATGCCCTCTCCCAAAGCTCTCGCAGAGGGTCAGTTTTGCTGTCAGTTCACGAATGGTCTCTCGCTGATCCAAGATGGTCTCCTTCTGTCGCACAAGGCTCTCCCTCAGATGAAGGATGGTGGCTTTGGCCTCATCGGATATGCCATGTCGGCTACTACTACTGCTGTGACTACTTGGCAGACCGCTAACTGGGCCATGATGTCCATTCCCAGGACCATTCCCATGTCCATTGCTGTTCGGGCCATGTGAAGCCCCATGCGAAGTCCCATGTAAAGTCCCGTGTGAAGCTCCACCTGGTGTAAAACAACCAGGTTCTGCATCTGCAGGGATAGGGATGCAAACGAGTTTGGGTTGCGTGCCCCAGTCATATTCCAAACCCGGCACGCTACTAACTGCAACCGAGGGCAATAAAAATAGGAGAAGGTGAATAAAAAGGGAGCGAGAGGGCGGATACAGTCCTTGAAAAATCCCTCGGCAGTTTATGTGTTCTGAGAAAGGCAGCGACATGATGGCATAATTTGTGTTTTTCGTCATCATCGATTTCTTCTTCACAGCAGTGGGATGCGCACCACGAAGAGAGGTCATGGGAAAACAATCAGTGGATTTAGAAATCCACAAAAAATGTCCAGAAAATGCATTGTTTGTTATTTGTATATACTTTTTGTGAGTGCAAGAGGTTATTTCCACTGTGAACCGTTACAAATCCACCAAAAGCAGACATTCCAGTTTACAAATGTACATATCAACAAAGCAGAGCAGAAGTAAGACTTGTTGACTGCTCTTTCGCCCTGGGCTGACGAAATCTTTGGCACACCAGATCTCCAGTGTTTGGCAGTTAGGAGTAATCCTTTAATTTCCGGATTCTGTTAGGCCATAGTGCATCCCTGCAGATTAGAAGACAGATTTCAGTCAGAATGAAGCTGTGACCTTAGAAAAAACACTTCTGGGGTTATTTACAAGGATTCTAATAAAACAAAcgagtattttttattttttttaaaagggcaGCAGTGGGATCACTCAGTTCTAATAACTGAGTCGATCAGTCAACAACATGGTCTTGTTGAGCCAGACGTGCCCCTGAGGTGAATGACACTAACAGCTGAAAACCCCCTCGGCTATTGTAATCAGATTACTGTTACTTGAACTTGATGCAAATGATGAACGATGGCTTTCAAAATCGTGAGAGCAGCCAAGCAATTTAGAAAGCCCGCAGCCAGAGGGAGTTAATGAAGGATGCATAGGGAGAATGGCAAACTAATGCTAGAAGCAACACATCAGTGAAATGCTAGCAGAGGCAATATGAAGTTCACACATTAGTAAACAGAACAAATATGAGCTCACTGTTAAATTCTCAAACATTGTTTCATAAGAGATTTACTGAAGATCTATCTGTCTGCCTGTTTATCTAGATAGGTTAGTCTTCCTGTCATTGCAATTCATCTTCCTGTGGGGTGTGACCAATTCAATTAAAATTCCCACTCATCAGTTGAAAGGGAGactattatttaattgtgaacTTTGCACAACCGTGGTTGGGATATGGAATTCTTGTATcagtaattcatttttaatacaaaactttacatttttaaatgtatgagtAGAGGGGCAACTTTTTTAAAGTAGTTTAGATCAGGAATAAGGATCTATCACGTCACAGGAAGGGGGCTCTCGCTCTTGCGTCCCCAAGGTTAACTATCTAATAGGATCTAGGAAGGATTAAAGGCCATGGTGGATTGGTCTGGCATGCTTACAGTAGTCTCTACCTGCAGTATTGCTGGGGTGTAGTCTAGCGCTTATGAGCCAATTCAGAAGCACTCTACCTACATGTGGCCCGCAGTCTCCTAAGAGGCTTGCCCAAATGTGTTTCTCACGCTGTACAGCACGCCACCCAAACATATCACTAGACGCAGCTCATGGCATCCTCGTGTGACTGAGACAGAATGAGTGAGAATGTGAAAGATCAAGGTGACTGCAAAGGACACTTTGCCCATCAGCTTAGTTGGACTTGAAGCAAACGTGAAGAGACTTTACAGACTAGTCAGCTGTATACTTAGGGTCCACCATTTTGACagacattttaatcaaataaacaggaaaaatgCGAATAAGATTTAATCAGTAGTTTTCAGTTCAATTTTTGTATGTGTGATATGATAGTGCTATCATTGATGATTAGCAGTTACAGATTGTATTATGCTGAGAGTTACTATGACATATTTAGCACAATGAAGTACAGTTGTCAGCTACAACTACAACTCTGTGAAACTGCATATTTTAATTTACCCCCTTCAAACATTTCCAATGAAATTACCTGACTAGCCCTAAACCCAACTAATTAGTTAGGCAACGTTGAACCATCTTCCGGCCCTATTTTGCAAGACATCAAACATTTTTGACCAATTCTTATTACTTACTGAAGAACAGTCCAACATTAACAATGCACAAATGGATTTGTTAATTGTTTTTTTCACTTATCAGTCACTTAGAATTAGTATTTTAACCAAAAACTGCTGAAAGAACCTCAACCTGGGCCATCACTAAGGGGATTCATGAACTTTGTCCCAGAAATCACTTAACACCTGTCCTGCTGTATCTCAACCTAATTGTACAGATACTTAAATGAATCTGTTGAATCATTCATAGTCTGTTGACTAATTAAGAGTGTAATTAGATGAAGGGAAGTAGATTGATGCTAAGTTCCTTAAATCTGTCTGTATCATGTCACAAACAGATGTCATGGATGCATTGTATACATGATTAACGTTTTAACTCAAACCATGTATTCCTCATTGAATTGCAATTCAACAAACCCTACCAAAGCGTCATGCCCGATTTATGATTTACCTTCACATATTGTTAAGCATATTTTGTTGAGTTTgttataggtttttttttttaatcttcatAGAAATAGACATGGGTTGAGTTCATGCAAGCATTTGGAGATGCAAAACGCATGGGTGGTGGTAGACTAATTGTTAAAGTTCTGGATTGACAGTAGATTAATAGTTAGAAGTGCACCAACACATAAGAGTAACGATTTTACTTTGCTCTGGAAACTGTTTCTgcaattaaaggcacaatatgtcgcttttcgccactagaggtcgcctattcagAACAAAGATGATGCTGAGATTGAGCGCAGATTCATGGGagatgtcgtcttcacctcacagcaggtggaaaagaatcgggacgggAAGACGGgtagaaatcatgttcatggatgagattattatccttactgtagtatgaagtaGAGCAGGAAGTgctgttggagctgaacgaggccgctggagtgatTGCTAATGGTAGACGAGTGAGACACGTATCGAGAGCAGAggagcttttattatgtcacagtcaCCCCTTCCACTTCTTCcagtcaagcgtatgtggggtaacacagcgctgttttatcatattagatgagtgtgctgaaaatgatgttataacgttactttgtgcgttcgctcagcggctgctatgagacaattcttgcacactgcagtaagctagatcaatattagaatatcatattaatataatcaagaaaacgagattcaaacaataagactaaatgtgttgagctatataacaatgattcgttttctgtctataaatgtatccaaacagttgttcccttgtctaataaaacataatatattaaagcgtctttggtgtttccatagtttttacaaaataaaactggaaatcaAGGTAACGCAGGTaggatgtcattgataggcacagtccgtgtcctggttaaaattgtttatttctctggatttaaacattcttggaaacatctgggataatgtaagtacacaaatcaaaaaaatatataacattgttctagtggtttttggatattttaattaaaaaatattacatattgtgcctttaaagttACTAAAGCAGGAAACAAAAATGACATGCAGCCATAGAAAGCCATTGtcaatcttaaaaataaaaccaaatgaCAAAACAGAtgtcatttttgtttgaaaACAAGAATCGTTTGATAGACCAACAAGACTAGTTGAGATCTGCAAGACTGTGATGATTAATATTTGCTTTCAGGTTAGCTTCGACAAAGATCAGGCAGTTGAGACGAGGTAAATATTACGTTAAACTCAGCTCAAATCAACCATACTATTCCACAAAACTGCCTGGCTGTTCAGTATACACATTACTAGTCGCTTAAAAGACTGTTATTCTGGTTACATCAAATGGGAGGTAATTCCAAACTCCTTGTAGTCTAAGAAAACTTTCCATAGAGCGTTTATGTAACCCATTGTGGTTCTTTCACATTACTCTGTACTCTCTTGTCTAATTTCACAGTAACATGAACACTGTAGTGTAAAATGTAACTAAAACCATGTAGGACATTGCTCAGAGTTTGTGACATTAGCATGAACAGGTGTCCTTAGTGCAGATATATTGAGATTTGTTCACCTAATGTATCAGGTTAAAGTACTTAATGAGGAACCTTGTCCTTTGTTGACCACATATTAAGTCTAACATGTCCAGTTATCACAAGGGTTTTATATTACACTTACATATTTACATAAAGCAAATGAAAACAGTTCTGTAGTTGTGTGTATATAGAATGAGAAAATAGAGtgactcaatttttttttccttttcaattAAGGTCATcagataaataattaaatgatttgtattttcATTTGACAATAATACAGTTATAAAAACTCAGTGATGACATACCAAATATACATGTATTCTtcagttacattttattttaaggtttCAGTATTACagtttaattatacatttaagtactgagtaatgaTGATTAACTGTGTTTACTTagggttaattgcatgtaattatgcataatttcttgttattactacagtatcTATatgtgtaacaatgacactaaaataaagtgttatccaTTCTTTCAGGGAAGAAAAGAcatttgcaaatatttttaGCCAATATAAATCAACATCTAAGTATCTAACGGCATCTAAAACCAAAACataacagaaaaacaaacataaaggAAGAAATAGATTAGGTTTGCAAAAGCAAAAACAGATTTTCTCTCACGTTTTTCTAAAACCATATGGCTATTCGTTCTGAACAAAAGCTTTAATCATTACATTTAAGTAAAGTATCTGCAGTGTAAAGCTGAACTAACattaatcctttaaataaatgccaAAATTATATCACAGTCTCTAAATGACACTGATTGACGAAGAATCTGAGCCATACCTACTGAAGTCAATTTAAATCACCTCCATCAATTAGTTATTTTCttggagagaaaaaaaggtcTCTCACCTGCAGTCAGTCACAGAGTTGAGGCAAGTTAGTCCATTCCAAACACACTGATCAGATTGAGAGGGATTTGCTTTAGAGAAGATAATTTTAACTCTCTCCACTCCCCCATCCCTCCCTCTTATTTTCTATCAGTCCTCTTTTAATTTCGCAGCTTTGATGTGTGTTGCGTTAAACAAAGATTATGGTGTTTTTCACACTGTTTTCAGATTAAACTACTTAGCCTCACTATGATGTTTATCAAAAAATACTGCTGTAATTGTAACTATAGGGTCACAGATACTTGCTGGAAATAGAGCTCCTCGTAAGAATCAGAATAATGACTGGTTACCCATGTGATAGATTATATCCTTAAACTAgagaagtgtttaaaatcagcACACTAAGTAACTCTCCTTATGGTTGAGAAAGGGATGGTTATAGAAGACGAAAATAACCTTTGTGTAGAAATACTTCTGAGAGGATGGGGAGTTGAGATGGTCACCAGTTATCCAACAGTCATTAAGTCAAATTAGGTAACAAAGGGGCCAAAGGTCCCCCAAGTTTAATGGATCTTTTGATTGTATTTTCTCTTAATACACTAAATAGCAACAAACACCACCACAGTATACTTGCCTAATCACCTATTCTTAAACACTGATCCATGAGGTTGTCCTGATAATTAAATGCAAGATAAACAGAactgaaattaaacaaattatattgaacaacaattaaattaaacaacaattatatatatatatatatatatatatatatatatatatatatatatatatacatacatatacatacatatatatatatatatatatatatatatatatatatatatatatacatacatatacatacatatatatatatatatatacacatacatacatacatacatacatatatatatatatatatatatatatatatatatatatatatacacatatacatacatatatatatatatatatatatatatacatacatatatatatatatatatatatatacatatatatatatatatatacatacatatatacatatatatacatatacatacatatatatatatatatatatatatatatatatatatatatatatatatatacatacatacatacatacatatatatatatatacatatatatatatatatatatatacacatatacatacatatatatatatatatatatatatatatacatacatatatatatatacatatatatatatatatatatatatatatatatatatacatacatatacatacatacatatatatacatatatatattatatatatatatatatatatatatatacatatatatatatatatacatatatatatatatatatatatatatatatatatatatatatatatatatatatatatacatatatatatatacatacattatatatatatatatatatatatatacatatacatatatatacatatatatacatacatatatatatatatatatatatacatatatatacatacatatatatatatatatatacatatatatatatatatacatatatatatatatacatacatatacatacatatatatatacatatatatatatatatatatatatatatatatatatatatatatatatatatatatacatatatacatacatatatatatacatacattatatatatatatatatacatacatatatatatatacatacatatatatatacatacattatatatatatatatatatatatatacatatacatatatatacacatacatatatacatatatacatatatatatatatatatatatatatatatatatatacatacatacatacatatatatatatatacatacatattatatatatatatatatatatatacatacatatatatatatacaaacacagTTTTCgtatgcttttgtcattttttattttttttctatttagatgtgtattattttttatttcagttttagtaatttttgtaCTTCAACtattttagatttatttcaattaacaaaaaaattgttttttaaacaataataacacTGCTACAGtgcaattttatttttgcagtatCTAAGCTTTATGTAACATCTCACCTGTAAAttattatagatttttttagttattttaaactaaattacttattttaaactaaactaaactaaactaaaaatattttcaacttattttatttcagttaattgcTAGGGAAAGATTTCTAATTTctgtttaaactttttttacatttacaaatgtaCAAATGCAAAAAGGTGTTTGTAATCCGGATGTTCAAGAGAAAATTTAACAATAAGAATGACTAGTAATACTTCATACTAGGTGTCTTTGCATTGCTACAgtgctttatacatttttataatctttatatattatgtCTCATCTTTGGCATGAAGTTAAAATCTTAGCTGTGGTTCCAAAATGCAGTAATAAATATGTAGGGAGAATCCAGATCACTGACTGATCTCATACTGTCCCATAATTGTACTTAAGTAAGTTTCACAATCCAAATCTCCACCTTGCTTCACACTAATTGTGTTGGCTAAGGTGCTAAACTTAGACTATCAAGTCAGTGCTGACCCTACACAGCCTCGTTATAACATCCTGGTAATAGATTCTTCTCAGGTGACCTGTGAACAAACTTGCTTGCACACCCATAGAGTTGCCAACTTCAGCAGAAGGAAATAGAGGACACTCTTGgtttcttttagaaaatgaagaaaactTAGTTTATTTAAATCACATTTGCTTTTTCACTGCATTTGTAACTATGATACTTCAATGTGAAAA encodes:
- the si:dkey-14o18.2 gene encoding neuronal pentraxin-1: MTSLRGAHPTAVKKKSMMTKNTNYAIMSLPFSEHINCRGIFQGLYPPSRSLFIHLLLFLLPSVAVSSVPGLEYDWGTQPKLVCIPIPADAEPGCFTPGGASHGTLHGTSHGASHGPNSNGHGNGPGNGHHGPVSGLPSSHSSSSSRHGISDEAKATILHLRESLVRQKETILDQRETIRELTAKLTLCESFGRGHHDDNHHDNHHGPSHHNSQHSSHHYESHHADPHFPLNGHRSDHHRGKSPYLGKHGGFSPEQTGKTLQALKERLENLQARNSSSSYSSSLRDLLQRKINTLEEQLHHHYDSHYGHHENHHGHGHHEDHHDHDDHHDHDDHHNSHHNNHHDDHDNHDNHQANHHDDHHSSHYRNNHYGYHYDRHSDHHDDHHDDHHDDHHGNHQNGHDDHHDSHHNSNHHDDHHDSHHNNNHHDDHHDDGHHGNGHHDDGHHGNDDHVHHPQTSFKPTGPRVPVRGALNKLDTVLSNLHLKTPEPGPNKKPKNPDAFQIGFPMRTNYMYGRIRRTLLSEIFALTVCLWLKGGSGPGIGTPFSYSVPGQANELVLIEWGNNPMELLVNDKAVTLPLSLTDSKWHHLCITWSTRDGMWEAYQDGVKRGSGENLSPWHPIKPGGVFILGQEQDTLGGRFDATQSFVGEMSDLQLWSRMLTSTEIYNQASCSSHLTGDVISWSESMVELHGGVTKYPFDPCH